CTATTGGAGCGGCTCATTATCAGCAGCCGTATCAAGTGCGCGATAGACTTTCCGACCTGAAGCTTTAAATCGGCCACACCAGATTGATGATAAAGACGACCACGAAGTAGGCCAGAAAAACTTTCCAGTTCAATTGGTGTTTGTTTTCTTCGTTTATCACGCCGGCCGATTTCAATGCCAGGTTTGTTACAATTAGAGCGACGATGGTCACCGCCGCATGTGCCAAGTCGAAATGCAAACTAGAGCTCCCTTATGCAGATGTTAGTTTGATGAAAATTTTTCAGCAGTCACCTGATGGCAGCATAGCTACATCTGAGTACCTTCCGTCAGATGTCGTGATCCGAGCACATGCACCAGTATCCTTGTTAAACCAGTACGAGGTCAGCCCTTCGCTTCGGATGAGTTCAAATCCGAGACTTTGGATGCCCATTTCAGCTTGGCCCGCTTTTGCCCCTTCAAATGACGAAAGATCGCTAGAGCTGCCCACAGTTGGTGCACTTGCATCCACTGATCCACCACTGTCGTCGCATGCTGCAAGCGCAGAAATACACGCTGTGCCGATCACCAATAGGACCTTGGGTTTCATCTGTTTTTCCTTCGCTTTTTGGACTTGCGTTCCAGGGTCTCTGATTGATCACCTATTCAATTCCGAAAATTACGTTGTAGCCGACGGAAGAGTTGCTGCGATTGATGACCTCCACAACATGATCACCAGATTGCCAAAGCTGTCCTCGATACTCCTTGTCCGCCGACATCAATCCCAACAGTTCAGAACCATCGGGGTTGCGAATAACGTAGTCCAAGGAGCCATTTCGCGGAGCAACGCGAACGTAGAGGAACTGTTCGTTTTTGGCACCCAGAACGTATTGCTGCGACGCTCCGGGCGCGAGTTCACCAACAAGTTCTGCGCCAGTGGAACCAGAATCAAATTTGACACGTTGGCTACCAGTAGACCCGGCGGCGCCTGCCATGGCTCCACCGCCATCATCCATCGCTTCGACAACCGACATCTCGCCGATGCTTCCATCCTTGTACGCGATGCAGCGCCAAAGTGTTCCACCTGCATCTCGCAGCATGACGAGCGTGCCCGCTTCTGAGAACTCTGAGCTTTCAATCGTACCGGACTGACCGTCTGGTCCACCAACCTGCCGCAAATGGTCGATACACGCGTCGTCGGCTTCTGACATTGCAAAGGCAGCTGCGCCCGCGATTGCGAACATGGGTGTGAGGAGTTTGAATAAAACGAGTTTCATCAGATGGTTCCCTGTTGGCTTGTCCTTAGAGATTTGTTCCTTACAAAGCGGAACCTCACTTCGCTTCTCGTAACTTTGACAGAAATTCATCGCATGCCTGTGCGCTGCCGACGATCTCGCCCGTCGTTTCAATTCCTTGCAGTGACGCCATTTCGGAATTTACGCGGTTGAGGATCTGATCCGCTTGCTCGGCGGTGATAAGGTTCTCAGCTTGTGCTCCTTTCAATGTGGTGCAGACACCGGCGGACAAGCCTGTCGCAACGCCGACACCCATCGCGGCCCCACCACCCAAGGTCATCGCCCCAACGACGCCGAGGACGAGCCCGATCACAATTCCCAAGATCACTTTTCCCATGTTTTCCTCCCTTTTGGTGAGACAGAGCTCCACCTTCATTTCTGGTGTAAACTGCGAGCCCATCTGCAAATGAAAACCAGCGCCAAAATGTTGAGCATCGGAGCAATCGCTGCAAACCACGGCTTGGCGGACTCCGAAATTAAGTCCGCTACAAGTATCCAAGGTAGTCCCAACGGCAGTAGGTACACTCCGGACAAAGGGTCTCGTTCCTGTCCCAACCAGCCAAATGTGCCTGTCAAGAATGCAACCAACGCCAACAGGTACAGGACCGCGAATACGATGATGGTGGTTCTACAAACCAAGTCGAGCCTCAGCAGATCAAGCCAGTGCTGCGCAGCCGATTTCGGCTACGCGGTAGACTGCTCACAATGCGCCTTCGTCGCCCAGGAACTCGATACCAGCTGTCGCGCCATCAGTGTAAGCAATGCAATTCCAAGGAGCACGATCCTCACCAACACCGACAGTGACTTGTGTTCCCGCCTCGCTAAACGCGGATGAGAGAACCACGACTTGTGAATTGTTTGTTGTGCTTGCTACATCTCGCAAACACGCCTGCTGAGCCGGCGTGAGCTCGGCGGACGCACTGGATGTACCCGTGTCGTCACAGGCCGCTAGCAGTGTGAAACAAGTTGCGCCCGCAATCATCACCATCTTGTTGGTCATTTTCTTCTCCCTCTGAGTCTGTTGAAATTAACGAAATTGGATACGCTTGTTTGAGGCTCTCGCGTTTGGGCACCGACAGAACACACAACGTTCCTGTGACGACCTTTCCCAAAACTTGCCAAGGGAGGCTTGGCGGGCAGATCACTATTACGTTGACTGCCAAGACCTCCAACAACGTGGGATGGCCGAATGAAATCACTGGCAAAAGCTAGAGCAAACTCTGGAAAGAGGGCGAGTACGTTAAGTCTAAGCATCGCGCTCTCCCAAAGACTGATCCGTGTAAAGTGCCTTCCGGCTGCCAGCACTCACTCCAGCGACCGGAAGGGCTCGGCAAAGCGAGCAGCAACGACAACAACGGAGGTAAAATGAAAGTTGCGTCGAATTCGCATGTTTGAATCTAATTTTTAATAAATCAATATTTTTTCCGCGCGTAAACTTCGCTACCTTTTCATAGGATAGTTTTTTGGCGTTCAAACACAAAAGGAAGGTGGGAAAACCCGGAAGGGCAAGTTTGTTCTTTTAGGTAGCGAGGCGTTCTGAGGCCACACAGAAACTTAGAAAGGGTTGAAAATGGGGTTTGTGGAAGCAGTTAAAACGTGTTTCTCGAAATACTTCCAGTTTTCCGGTCGGGCTATACGCTCAGAATACTGGTGGTTCTTCTTGTTTGTGGTTCTCGTGAGTGCGGCTTTAGCGGTGCTGGATACGATCCTATTCGGGACCAACCCTGAAACGGGGCAGGGATCACGGGTTTTGTCCTCTGTTTTCCAACTGGCCGTTCTCATACCTATGCTGGCCGCCGGTTGGCGGAGGCTGCACGATACAGGACGACCTGGCTGGTACTTGCTACTGCCGATGGCGCTCAGCATTGTAACTCTTTTTGTTATGCTGGGTGGGGTGGCGTTCTTCTCGGTATTGGAGCAAGGGACCGAAAACCCCGATGCATTGCGAGGACCTGCGGCCGTCCTGGGCGTGACCGGCATTGTTGTTGTCTCAATTCTTCAATTGGTTCTGTCCATCCTGATGATCTGGTGGCTGACGCGACCTTCCCAAGAAGGCGCAAACGAATACGGCGCACCTGTTTCCTAACCTGGTTGCCCGAGTAACGGGCCGGAAACTCTGGCTGAATGACAGTACGAACCACAACACCATGGAGAGAGAAAATGAGTTTCAAATCGATTTCCATTGGAATGCTACTGATGGCAGGAGCGACCACAGCATCAGCGGAGTGGTCGTTCAACTCCGGGCCTAATCCCAATGCGTTTATTCAGACCGGAAACATGACCCTGGAACTTCAGTGTAACCGTATCCGCTTCGCTCCGGCTGGATATGAGGACAGCCAGGACATTGTGGAAAAGCAGGGGCTCTCCATTCGATTTTTAAAGAACGGCACCACCGAAGTTGGGGCATTTCAGGTTGGCTCAGAAAACGCTGCCGTGCAGATCGTCGACAACTATCCCGTCGAGGTCAGTTTCAATAGTCAAGAGGACTATGGTTTTGTACTGGACCAGCTTGCGGCCAATGCATCGGTTAATCTGTCGATGATTGATCAAGATGTCAGCTACGGAATCTTTGACTTGAAGGGTTCCAGCGCGGCAATTCGGTCCCTTCGTTCCGCCTGCGATTCAGGTGCTAACCAAGGGGCCTCCTACAAAGCACCCGAAGGCATTGTCTATTGTGGTGGCGGAGCGATAAAACGCCAAATCGAATATGTAATTCTGGACAATCCAGAGGGGGAGTGGGACGCGCGAGTAACGGTCAATGGCGAGCCGATCAGAGCCATGACGGCCTACAGTTACTTCGGAAACTATGAGCCGCCCGCCGGATTTGTCGTCGCCCTGCTTGGGGAGGACAGGTCCGAGTTTCTGATTTTTAGCGAAGGCTCGGCAAACTGGCTGGAATATGGGGACTACAGGTATGATCAGTGCAATTGATACCTCCTTCCAACCAGCTTCCCAAATAGCGCGTCAGATGAAATGTTTGCTCGCCGGGGTTATGCTTGCTTCGGGCCTTGTCTGGACCTCACCAGCTGTCGCGGCTGATGTATCGCAACTTCCGCCCGGTTTGCAGGCGAAGGTTGATCTGGCGGCACAGGCCTGCGCGGAGTTCAACGACGGCCAGTTTGACTTAGATTGGGGTGCGGTTGAGAGGGTAGATCTCGACGGAGATCTACAACGCGACTGGGTTCTGAATGAATCTGGTTTCGCGTGTTCCAGCGCCGCATCTCTTTTTTGCGGAACTGGCGGTTGCATGTCGCACTTTTGGGTAAGCGAAGAGGTGCACTCCTTGCTTAACCAAGGCTGGACGGTCGTTGATTTTGGGCGTCAACGCGTTGTTGTGGCAGATATTCATGGATCCAATTGCGACGGAATAAACCCGACGCCTTGCGTCACCGCCAGTGTTTGGGATGCGGACGCTAAGACGTGGCGTTCGTCTGCTGGCGATTGGGAATAAGTTGCATTTGGGCACCGCACAATAGCCTGAGAGCCTGTTTGTTCGATGGGTTCTCTGTAGTATGCAAACTTATGGGCAAATCGTGCAAAGTTATGCGCAATTACCGCGCAGAGTTATGGGCAAGCTTCCAAGATTTTCTTCAATGAAATCAATGTTGGGAATGCTGCGTTATGCGCGCACCTACACCGGTTGAAGAAGATCACGTTATTCTGCATTGCCACCAAATCTGGCCTGATGGTCTCAAGTGCGCAGGGATAGATATTTTTCGCCTGGATGCGACGGGAAGGTCGTCGAGCACTGGGACGTTCTTCAGGAAGTTCCAGCAAACGGCGAGAATGAAAACGGCATGTTTTGACTTAACCGTTCTGACAGCGGTGCATAGAACTTCGAAAGGTCCTGACGGCTAAACCACGATAGTCAAAGGGCATAAGTCTGATCCAAGAAACCCGCCGACGCGTATCTATCAAGAACCCATTAGGAAAGAGATAGATATGCTCCCGAAGAGTATTATTGCGGCGACCCTTGGATTGTTTGCAGCCACTTCGCTTCAAGCTGGAGTACAAATTCGCTTTATAGAAGGCGCGCCCAAAGACCGTTTTGTTTTGACAAATGTCGGAGCTTGCGAAGTAGAAGCCTCGACCCTCAAAATTGACTTGTCGCAATCTGCCGGGCGTCTGATTTTCGACGTTTCCGAAAAGGGCGCTGGTGTCGAGGTCTTCCAACCGCTTGAATTCGTTGAGGGTGCGGATGCTCTGCGGCAAATTCCTGCGGTCGTGGATGGGCAAGATACAATTGAACTTGAGATTGCCTCCCTCGCAGCAGGTGACAAACTCGCCTTTACCATCGATGTAGATGACACTATCGGGCAACGGGAAATCACCGTAACTGGGTCGGAGATCGAAGGCGCCACGGTGTCTTATACTGATGCGGATAAGACCAGCACGGCGACCTTTTCTTCTGAAGCGCTTGTTAACGTAACGACCAAGGACTGCTGAAAGCTATCCTACAATGTCGAACTGGTTGATCCGCATAGCATTCCTTGCGCTTGTGGTGGGCGGCGGCATCCTGATCGGGACACTGACTGCACCTGGCGAATGGTACGCGCAGCTTTCTAAGCCGGCTTTCAATCCACCAAATTGGATTTTTGGACCGGTTTGGACGGTGCTATATGTTTTGATCGCTTTGGTTGGTTGGCATCAGTTTGAAACAGACCGGAGCTCGACCGCCATGAAGCTGTGGTGGGCGCAGATGGGTCTGAACTTTTTGTGGTCCCCAACCTTTTTCGTACTGCAACTGCCATGGTTTGCCTTTGTCGTCATTGTCGCGTTGTTGGCTGTCATCGTCATGTTCATAGCTCAGGTCAGGACTTCAGATCGGGTTTCCGCACTGGCCTTCCTGCCGTATTTTGCATGGGTCGCATTTGCCACGGCACTGAACCTTTCCATTGCGATACTGAATTGAGAAGGATCGATATGCGTGCCAACTTCATTGGGCTTGTTTCAGGTTTTGTTATCATCGGATGCATGATGGCGCAGGCTGATGTAAAACTGACTGAAGACTTCTCCAAGTCTCCAGAGATGCGTTGGGACTACGTTGCCGACACCGTCATGGGAGGAGTTTCTTCAGGGCAGGTGCAGTTTCGTTCGGAAGGTAATGTTGCATTCGCGCGGCTGACCGGAACTGTGAGTACAGTAAACAACGGCGGCTTCATCCAGTTCCGACGCAAGTTGCCTGATCGGCCAGGTACGGGTGTATCAGGCGTCAGGCTATTGGTCCGGGGGAACGGCGAGCAATACTTCGTCCACCTTAGAACACGTGGCACGGTGCTTCCGTGGCAATACTATCAGGCCGCGTTTGCAACTTCTAACGAATGGACAGAAATCTATTTGCCTCTGTCAGGCTTCAAGGCTTCAGGTGCCATGTTACGCGCTACTCCCGCTGCAGACGCAATCACCTCAGTTGGAGTTGTAGCCTACGGGCACGATCACGAGGCCAGCGTAGACGTCAGCGAGATTGGATTCTACTGAAGTTCGCCCAAGCGAGGGGCTGCAATTTTCTGTTCAACCAATCAGATCAGGCGGCTCAAAAAATGTAAGCGACAATGCAATTCCAATAGTCTTTGCTCATCCTTTGCAAGCGATTAACTTGGGTACATGGAAGAAGTCACTCGACTAACCAAATGGATGATTACAGAAGGTCGTCGCTCCGGCGATCCCGTAAAGGTGGTGTCACAGTTTTGTTCCTCCTTGGTCGAAGCCGGAGTTCCGCTGTGGCGAGTAAACATTGGCCAGCGCTTTGCCAATCCACTGCTTATTGCTTGGGGCGTGGTTTGGACGCCCAACGGCACCGACAGCTACGATGTCACCCATGAGACGACGTTGACGGATGGTTATGTTGGGAGCTCATTTGAGTATATTCTGGCGAATAGAAAGCCGCTTCACAAAAGTCTTCGGCAACTGGACTCAGAAACAGAGCATTCATCCTATTTGGAATTTGCAGAGCAAGGCGGCACCGACTACTACGCTACTTTGCTTTATTACGGAGATGGATCGCTGCATGGTTGCACGTTCATTACACAGGCGCCGGATGGGTTCTCGCCGGAGCATCTAAGGCTGATTGAAGCGGTGTTACCTGCCCTTTCTTCCGCTCTGGAACCTGTGACGATGCGAAAATCGTCTAAAGGTCTACTTCGAACCTATTTAGGAGATGGACCTTCCGAGGCAGTCTGGAGCGGAAACAT
The genomic region above belongs to Ruegeria sp. HKCCD4315 and contains:
- a CDS encoding DUF805 domain-containing protein, with the translated sequence MGFVEAVKTCFSKYFQFSGRAIRSEYWWFFLFVVLVSAALAVLDTILFGTNPETGQGSRVLSSVFQLAVLIPMLAAGWRRLHDTGRPGWYLLLPMALSIVTLFVMLGGVAFFSVLEQGTENPDALRGPAAVLGVTGIVVVSILQLVLSILMIWWLTRPSQEGANEYGAPVS
- a CDS encoding CIA30 family protein, with protein sequence MRANFIGLVSGFVIIGCMMAQADVKLTEDFSKSPEMRWDYVADTVMGGVSSGQVQFRSEGNVAFARLTGTVSTVNNGGFIQFRRKLPDRPGTGVSGVRLLVRGNGEQYFVHLRTRGTVLPWQYYQAAFATSNEWTEIYLPLSGFKASGAMLRATPAADAITSVGVVAYGHDHEASVDVSEIGFY
- a CDS encoding adenylate/guanylate cyclase domain-containing protein; this translates as MEEVTRLTKWMITEGRRSGDPVKVVSQFCSSLVEAGVPLWRVNIGQRFANPLLIAWGVVWTPNGTDSYDVTHETTLTDGYVGSSFEYILANRKPLHKSLRQLDSETEHSSYLEFAEQGGTDYYATLLYYGDGSLHGCTFITQAPDGFSPEHLRLIEAVLPALSSALEPVTMRKSSKGLLRTYLGDGPSEAVWSGNIKRGERTTLDAVVMFSDLRGFTALSETSSEEEVFDTLSDYFDLVVKAVEDNGGDVLKFMGDGILSIFTVEAQKNHADRCRMAALAAQSVLSGLEVLNTRRDEFQKPPLDIGIGINVGQVSYGNIGSPGRLDFTVLGGAVNVASRIENLTKSIGQRVLATVAIASAAPNMFVSCGDHEIRGLAQPIELFFLTEGAQ
- a CDS encoding TspO/MBR family protein, with the translated sequence MSNWLIRIAFLALVVGGGILIGTLTAPGEWYAQLSKPAFNPPNWIFGPVWTVLYVLIALVGWHQFETDRSSTAMKLWWAQMGLNFLWSPTFFVLQLPWFAFVVIVALLAVIVMFIAQVRTSDRVSALAFLPYFAWVAFATALNLSIAILN
- a CDS encoding aggregation factor core, with the protein product MLPKSIIAATLGLFAATSLQAGVQIRFIEGAPKDRFVLTNVGACEVEASTLKIDLSQSAGRLIFDVSEKGAGVEVFQPLEFVEGADALRQIPAVVDGQDTIELEIASLAAGDKLAFTIDVDDTIGQREITVTGSEIEGATVSYTDADKTSTATFSSEALVNVTTKDC